One Paraburkholderia kururiensis DNA window includes the following coding sequences:
- a CDS encoding efflux transporter outer membrane subunit codes for MTLLPHAASETPHVTRRWPQALSRQATASSEAGSATSPAPRARAVTLATALAAALAVSLTACSLAPHYERPAAPVPAAWPADTSAATSAATSASSGGSPVNQISWRDYFPDPQLQALIDEALAHNRDLRVAVQRVEEARASYGIQRADQLPTVDAGATYGRFRAPGGFLAGTPLLGGGSTITGSAYSLSLMESSWELDLWGRVRNLKDAALENFLASDASRRAVSVSLIAQVADAYLALREYDERIALARETMTTRQESLRIVRRRFETGAVARLDLTQAEILLQQAETLDAQLEQARAAEAHALDLLLGAPAQLSPATAPLNDASVRPDLGVGLPSDLLENRPDIAAAEHQLRAANANIGAARAAFFPRITLTSSYGTTSSGLHDLFSSANGAWLFLPNLSVPIFDAGRNRSNLALAKAREQEAVAQYEKTIQAAFRDVADALSARDWLDQQTRIARATLASQSERARLVKLRYDTGATPFLEVLDAQRDLLAAQQQLVQTRRALLASRVALFAALGGGVPAGADSNQEGSTP; via the coding sequence ATGACCCTCCTCCCGCACGCCGCCTCCGAAACACCGCACGTGACCCGCCGCTGGCCGCAAGCGCTGTCGCGTCAGGCTACGGCATCTTCAGAGGCCGGCTCAGCGACCTCGCCCGCGCCTCGCGCACGGGCCGTCACGCTCGCCACGGCACTCGCCGCCGCACTCGCCGTCTCGCTCACCGCGTGCTCGCTCGCGCCGCATTACGAACGCCCCGCTGCACCAGTGCCTGCGGCGTGGCCCGCCGATACGTCGGCAGCAACGTCGGCAGCAACGTCGGCATCATCCGGCGGCTCGCCGGTGAATCAGATCAGCTGGCGCGACTACTTTCCGGACCCGCAGCTGCAAGCGCTGATCGACGAAGCGCTCGCCCACAACCGCGACCTGCGCGTGGCCGTGCAGCGCGTGGAGGAAGCGCGCGCGAGCTACGGCATCCAGCGCGCGGACCAGTTGCCGACTGTCGACGCCGGCGCGACCTATGGCCGCTTTCGCGCGCCCGGCGGCTTCCTCGCGGGCACGCCTCTGCTGGGCGGAGGCTCCACGATAACGGGCAGCGCCTATAGCCTGAGCCTCATGGAAAGCAGCTGGGAACTGGACCTCTGGGGCCGCGTGCGCAATCTCAAAGACGCGGCGCTGGAAAACTTCCTCGCGAGCGACGCCTCGCGCCGCGCCGTCTCCGTGAGCCTGATCGCCCAGGTGGCCGACGCGTACCTCGCCCTGCGCGAATACGACGAACGCATCGCATTGGCGCGCGAAACCATGACGACCCGCCAGGAGTCGCTGCGCATTGTCCGGCGCCGCTTCGAAACCGGCGCCGTGGCGCGGCTCGATCTCACGCAGGCGGAGATTCTGCTGCAACAGGCCGAAACGCTCGACGCCCAGCTCGAACAGGCACGCGCCGCCGAGGCCCACGCGCTCGACCTGCTGCTCGGCGCGCCCGCGCAGTTGTCGCCCGCCACCGCGCCGTTGAACGACGCCAGCGTGCGCCCCGACCTAGGCGTCGGGCTGCCGTCCGATCTGCTCGAAAACCGGCCCGACATCGCCGCCGCCGAACATCAGCTGCGCGCAGCCAACGCGAACATCGGCGCGGCGCGCGCGGCGTTCTTTCCGCGCATCACGCTCACGAGTTCCTACGGCACGACGAGCAGCGGCCTGCACGACCTGTTCAGCTCGGCCAACGGCGCGTGGCTGTTCCTGCCGAATCTCTCGGTGCCCATCTTCGACGCGGGCCGCAACCGCAGCAATCTCGCGCTCGCGAAGGCGCGCGAACAGGAAGCGGTGGCGCAATACGAAAAGACCATTCAGGCCGCGTTTCGCGACGTGGCCGACGCGCTGTCCGCACGCGACTGGCTCGATCAGCAGACGCGCATTGCGCGCGCCACGCTCGCCTCGCAAAGCGAGCGGGCGCGGCTCGTGAAGCTGCGCTACGACACGGGCGCCACGCCCTTCCTCGAAGTGCTCGACGCGCAGCGCGACCTGCTCGCCGCGCAGCAACAGCTCGTGCAGACGCGCCGCGCGCTGCTGGCGAGCCGCGTCGCCCTGTTCGCGGCGCTGGGCGGCGGCGTGCCGGCCGGCGCAGATTCCAATCAAGAGGGTTCCACGCCATGA
- a CDS encoding extracellular solute-binding protein translates to MLRKLVVCGVLLSSVLGLGAANSARAADEDTVNVLYAGSLVNLMERSVGPAFEKETGLRFRGYAAGSNKIANEIRGKLRRGDVFISASPKVNASLTGAANGDHVSWYVNFAESPLLVGYNPQSRFAAAFKSKRWDQVLQEPGIRIGRTDPKLDPKGAFTVELMTKAAQLYGQPDLVEKTLGAPENPNQVLPEETLVGRLQSGQLDAGFFYSTETSDLKIPAVHPAPELQIKASYTLTILSDAPNQAGATRFVNFLLSAQGRALLREHGVDVIRPKVVGNVQAVPSSLQAVIDAAQ, encoded by the coding sequence ATGTTGCGCAAGCTCGTCGTTTGCGGCGTGTTGTTGAGTTCGGTGTTGGGTCTCGGGGCGGCGAATAGTGCCCGTGCGGCCGACGAAGACACCGTCAACGTTCTCTATGCAGGGTCGCTCGTCAATCTCATGGAGCGCAGCGTCGGCCCCGCCTTCGAAAAGGAAACCGGCTTGCGCTTTCGCGGCTACGCGGCGGGTTCGAACAAGATCGCCAATGAGATTCGCGGCAAGCTGCGGCGCGGCGACGTGTTCATCAGCGCAAGCCCGAAGGTCAACGCGAGTCTGACGGGCGCGGCCAACGGCGACCACGTGAGCTGGTACGTGAACTTCGCGGAGTCGCCGCTCCTCGTCGGCTACAACCCGCAGAGCCGTTTTGCTGCCGCGTTCAAATCGAAGCGCTGGGACCAGGTGCTGCAGGAACCGGGCATCCGCATTGGCCGCACGGACCCGAAGCTCGATCCGAAGGGCGCGTTCACCGTCGAACTCATGACGAAGGCCGCGCAGCTGTATGGCCAGCCCGACCTCGTCGAAAAGACGCTCGGTGCGCCCGAGAACCCCAACCAGGTGCTGCCCGAAGAGACCCTGGTGGGCCGCTTGCAGTCGGGTCAGCTCGACGCCGGCTTCTTCTATTCGACGGAAACCTCGGACCTCAAGATTCCCGCCGTGCATCCGGCGCCTGAGTTGCAGATCAAGGCGAGCTACACGCTCACCATTCTTTCCGATGCGCCGAACCAGGCCGGCGCCACGCGCTTCGTCAACTTCCTGCTGAGCGCGCAGGGCCGCGCGCTGCTGCGCGAGCATGGCGTCGACGTGATTCGTCCGAAGGTGGTCGGCAACGTGCAGGCCGTGCCGTCTTCGTTGCAGGCCGTCATCGACGCCGCCCAATGA
- a CDS encoding ABC transporter permease produces the protein MRLANILQLGIKELRGLARDPVLVVLIIYSFTLSVYAEATAIPDVLNNAAIGIVDEDQSPLSERIGGAFYPPYFTPPSMITPPEMDRRMDIGADTFALDIPPNFQRDLLAGRSPTIQLNVDATRMTQAFSGSGYVQNIVHGEIAEFMQRYRSAAPQPVDLNVRVRFNPNLTHLWFGSVTSIIDAITMLAVILTGAALIREREHGTIEHLLVMPVTPVEIMLSKIAAMGLVVLVVSSLSMLFVVEGILSVPIEGSRWLFMAGAALDLFATTAMGIALATAVESMPQFALLVILILVPLQVLSGSVTPRESMPEIIQTIMLAAPNTHFVILAQSILFRGAGFSAVWPQFLALAGIGLAMFALALRQFRGFLK, from the coding sequence ATGCGCCTCGCCAACATCCTGCAACTCGGCATCAAGGAACTGCGCGGCCTCGCACGCGACCCCGTGCTGGTCGTGCTGATCATCTACTCGTTCACGCTCTCGGTCTATGCGGAGGCCACCGCGATTCCCGACGTGCTGAACAACGCGGCCATCGGCATCGTGGACGAAGACCAGTCGCCGCTTTCGGAGCGCATCGGCGGCGCGTTCTACCCGCCCTACTTCACGCCGCCCTCGATGATCACGCCGCCGGAGATGGACCGCCGCATGGACATCGGCGCCGACACCTTCGCGCTGGACATTCCGCCCAACTTCCAGCGCGACCTGCTGGCAGGCCGCTCACCCACCATCCAGCTCAACGTGGACGCCACGCGCATGACGCAGGCGTTCAGTGGCAGCGGCTATGTGCAGAACATCGTTCACGGCGAGATTGCGGAGTTCATGCAGCGGTATCGGTCCGCGGCGCCGCAGCCCGTCGATCTGAACGTGCGCGTGCGGTTCAATCCGAACCTCACGCACCTGTGGTTCGGGTCAGTGACGAGCATCATCGATGCCATCACCATGCTCGCCGTCATTCTCACGGGCGCCGCGCTCATTCGCGAGCGCGAGCACGGCACCATCGAGCATCTGCTCGTCATGCCCGTTACCCCCGTGGAAATCATGTTGAGCAAGATCGCCGCGATGGGGCTGGTGGTGCTCGTGGTGTCGAGCCTGTCGATGCTGTTCGTCGTGGAGGGGATACTCAGCGTGCCCATCGAAGGATCGCGCTGGCTCTTCATGGCGGGCGCCGCGCTCGACCTGTTCGCCACCACGGCCATGGGCATCGCGCTTGCCACCGCGGTCGAATCCATGCCGCAGTTCGCGTTGCTCGTGATCCTGATTCTCGTGCCGCTTCAGGTGCTCTCGGGCAGCGTCACGCCGCGCGAAAGCATGCCGGAGATCATTCAGACCATCATGCTTGCGGCACCTAACACGCACTTCGTGATCCTCGCGCAGTCGATACTCTTTCGCGGCGCGGGCTTCAGTGCCGTGTGGCCTCAGTTTCTCGCGCTCGCGGGCATCGGGCTCGCCATGTTCGCGCTGGCGCTGCGGCAGTTCCGCGGTTTTCTGAAGTGA
- a CDS encoding leucine-rich repeat domain-containing protein has product MATTPPSNTPPTEEGAGTDAPRRARRWAIGGGIALLVVVLLALWRPWHGTADLHALNELGFFTGGCSENGGPASSPDSECLSLRAKPGLSAAQVAAALPQLAKIDRKLELNLANTGLDSVDGLTTIRNLEALDLSGTAVWNLAPLKDMHSLKRLVLHRTNVENIDALKTLTGLQSLNLWDTRVANLGALKDLTDLRQLDLRDTQVRDLDALASLSQLDTLKLGGARNVRNIEPLAGLTALKTLDLNETQVESIRALRKLHDLQALYLANTPVRDIDAVSGMPALKTLVLDGSKVDDIDALHGLTQLDTLVLARTPVTKIDALAGLTSLQRLNLSDTEVENIDALKGLTALQDLNLFRTEVSNVEALKNLHGLQELYLANTPVQDVDALKGLTNLRELVLYGTKATNVDALKAALPNTRVVW; this is encoded by the coding sequence GTGGCGACCACCCCACCCTCTAACACCCCACCCACCGAAGAAGGCGCGGGCACCGATGCGCCGCGCCGCGCGCGGCGCTGGGCCATCGGCGGCGGCATCGCGCTGCTGGTCGTCGTGCTGCTCGCGCTCTGGCGGCCCTGGCACGGCACGGCCGACCTGCACGCGTTGAACGAGCTGGGATTCTTCACGGGCGGGTGCAGCGAGAACGGCGGCCCGGCCAGTTCACCCGATTCCGAATGCCTCTCGTTGCGCGCGAAGCCGGGCCTCTCGGCGGCTCAGGTGGCCGCCGCACTGCCGCAGCTTGCGAAGATCGACCGCAAGCTCGAACTGAACCTGGCGAATACCGGGCTCGACAGCGTGGACGGGCTCACGACGATACGGAACCTCGAAGCGCTCGACCTCTCCGGCACCGCCGTCTGGAACCTCGCCCCGCTCAAGGACATGCATTCGCTCAAGCGGCTCGTGCTCCATCGCACGAACGTCGAGAACATCGATGCACTGAAGACGCTGACCGGCCTGCAATCGCTGAACCTCTGGGACACGCGCGTCGCGAACCTCGGCGCGCTCAAAGACCTGACCGACCTGCGGCAACTCGATCTGCGCGACACGCAGGTGCGCGACCTCGACGCGCTCGCGAGCCTCTCCCAACTCGATACGCTCAAGCTGGGCGGCGCCCGCAACGTCCGCAACATCGAACCGCTCGCCGGCCTCACGGCGCTGAAGACGCTCGACCTCAACGAAACGCAGGTGGAAAGCATTCGTGCGCTCAGGAAGCTGCACGACCTCCAGGCGCTTTATCTCGCGAATACGCCCGTGCGCGACATCGACGCGGTGAGCGGCATGCCCGCGCTGAAAACGCTGGTGCTGGACGGCTCGAAGGTGGACGACATCGACGCCCTGCACGGACTCACGCAACTCGACACGCTCGTGCTGGCGCGCACGCCGGTCACGAAGATCGATGCGCTCGCGGGGCTCACGAGTCTGCAACGGCTCAATCTGTCCGACACCGAAGTGGAGAACATCGACGCGCTGAAAGGGCTCACGGCCCTGCAGGATCTCAACCTCTTTCGCACAGAGGTCAGCAACGTGGAGGCGCTGAAGAATCTGCACGGCCTGCAGGAGCTTTATCTTGCCAACACGCCGGTGCAGGACGTGGATGCGCTCAAGGGTTTGACGAACCTGCGCGAACTCGTGCTGTACGGCACGAAGGCGACCAACGTGGATGCGCTGAAGGCAGCGCTGCCGAATACGCGCGTGGTGTGGTGA
- a CDS encoding SDR family NAD(P)-dependent oxidoreductase, with translation MSAGQSNPGATKIAIVTGGSRGIGRSTVLQLARRGVPSIFTYRANRAEAEKVVALAAEAGQRAIALPLDTGDVTSFDAFVGQVRAALDQLGAQRFDYLVNNAGTSHHAAFAEVTEEALDSLYRVHFKGVFFLTQKLLPLINDGGRIVNISSGLTRATYPGSASYASMKGAVEVLTRYLAKELGPRRIAVNVVAPGAVATDFSGGMVRDNPEVNKMVSDMTALGRPGLPDDIGLAIASLLSEDQRWVNAQRIEVSGGMAL, from the coding sequence ATGTCAGCAGGACAATCGAATCCCGGCGCCACGAAAATCGCCATCGTCACGGGAGGCAGCCGCGGCATCGGGCGCAGCACCGTGCTTCAGCTCGCCCGCCGCGGCGTGCCATCCATCTTCACGTACCGCGCCAATCGGGCCGAAGCGGAGAAGGTCGTCGCGCTCGCGGCCGAGGCGGGCCAACGGGCCATCGCGCTGCCGCTCGATACGGGCGACGTCACGAGCTTCGACGCGTTCGTCGGTCAGGTGCGCGCCGCGCTCGACCAGCTTGGCGCGCAGCGCTTCGACTACCTCGTCAACAACGCGGGCACGTCGCACCACGCGGCCTTCGCCGAAGTAACCGAAGAAGCGCTGGATAGCCTCTACCGGGTCCATTTCAAGGGTGTGTTCTTTCTCACGCAGAAGCTGCTGCCGCTCATCAACGACGGCGGGCGCATCGTGAATATCTCGTCCGGGCTTACGCGCGCCACCTACCCGGGCAGCGCGTCGTATGCGTCGATGAAAGGCGCGGTCGAAGTGCTCACGCGTTATCTCGCCAAGGAACTCGGCCCGCGTCGCATCGCCGTGAACGTGGTCGCGCCGGGCGCGGTCGCCACGGACTTCAGCGGCGGCATGGTGCGCGACAACCCCGAGGTCAACAAGATGGTCTCCGACATGACGGCGCTGGGCCGCCCGGGTTTGCCCGACGACATCGGCCTTGCCATCGCGTCGCTGCTCTCGGAAGACCAGCGCTGGGTGAACGCACAGCGCATCGAAGTATCGGGCGGCATGGCGCTTTAA
- a CDS encoding AraC family transcriptional regulator: protein MSQTLAALLKRQTDAQGPGKASPFATAVDGLILLRSDHERHPSHHIVQPALCVVAQGAKRTTFGGRHYEYGAGQALVVSVEMPALSRVVKASPSEPYLGLAIEFDPAVMRDVLACLDTPRAPAMSHGNVGHGVFVTDFEGPLADCVLRLVRLLDTPKAIPVIAPLIMREICYWLLVGPHGNEVAKVVLANSHAERVVNAIHVLRDQFSETLRIEELAAIAQMSPSAFHRQFKALTSMTPLQYQKQLRLLEARHLMANGAIHAEAAAYRVGYESPSQFSREYSRMFGAPPRRDAATLKTA from the coding sequence ATGTCCCAAACCCTCGCCGCACTTCTCAAGCGCCAGACCGACGCTCAAGGGCCGGGTAAGGCCAGCCCGTTCGCCACGGCCGTGGATGGCCTGATCCTGCTTCGTTCGGACCACGAGCGGCACCCCTCGCACCATATCGTCCAGCCGGCGCTTTGCGTCGTTGCGCAAGGCGCCAAGCGCACCACGTTCGGCGGCCGGCACTACGAATACGGCGCGGGACAGGCGCTCGTCGTGAGCGTCGAGATGCCGGCGTTGAGCCGCGTGGTGAAGGCGAGCCCCTCCGAGCCCTATCTGGGCCTGGCGATCGAATTCGATCCGGCCGTCATGCGCGACGTGCTGGCCTGCCTCGACACTCCGCGGGCGCCCGCCATGTCGCATGGCAACGTGGGCCACGGCGTGTTCGTCACCGACTTTGAGGGCCCGCTTGCCGATTGCGTGCTGCGTCTCGTGCGCCTGCTCGACACGCCGAAGGCGATTCCCGTCATCGCGCCGCTCATCATGCGCGAGATCTGCTACTGGCTGCTGGTGGGGCCGCACGGCAACGAAGTGGCCAAGGTCGTGCTCGCCAACAGCCATGCAGAGAGGGTGGTGAACGCGATCCACGTGCTGCGCGACCAGTTCTCGGAAACGCTGCGCATCGAAGAGCTGGCGGCCATAGCGCAGATGAGCCCGTCGGCGTTTCATCGGCAGTTCAAAGCGCTGACGTCCATGACGCCGCTGCAATACCAGAAGCAGCTGCGTCTGCTAGAAGCCCGTCATCTGATGGCGAACGGTGCCATCCACGCGGAAGCGGCCGCGTATCGCGTGGGCTACGAAAGCCCCTCGCAGTTCAGCCGCGAATATTCGCGCATGTTCGGCGCGCCGCCCCGGCGCGACGCCGCCACGCTCAAGACGGCCTGA
- the rbbA gene encoding ribosome-associated ATPase/putative transporter RbbA, with protein sequence MSVLSPTPVGAAQAASVASLTDVSLTYGDVRALDAINVQIPAGCMVGLIGPDGVGKSSLLALIAGAHAIQTGHVAVLGGDMADVHHRRISCPRIAYMPQGLGKNLYPTLSVFENADFFGRLFGHRRADRERRIRDLLQSTGLAPFADRPAGKLSGGMKQKLSLCCALIHDPDLLILDEPTTGVDPLSRRQFWDLIDEIRRARPGMSVMVATAYMEEAARFDWLMAMDAGRVLATGSPAALLERTGTATLDAAFIALLPEEKRRGHHAIQIPPRDPSKEADIAIEADDLTMRFGNFVAVDHVSFRIARGEIFGFLGSNGCGKTTTMKMLTGLLAQSEGHATLFGRTVDANDIDVRRRVGYMSQSFSLYTELTVRQNLDLHARLFRLPREAIAARIEEVVQRFDLASVLDELPDALPLGIRQRLSLGVAMIHSPEMLILDEPTSGVDPVARDALWQILIDLARKDNVTIFISTHFMNEAERCDRISLMHAGKVLVSDTPANIVASRHAPTLEEAFIRYLQDAMGNEPQPAPLPPPEPEAQLPRGLERIAASRPDSLFDVRRMASFARRETLELLRDPIRLTTALLGSVILMFVMAYGVNLDVDNLSFAVLDRDQTVASQNYVLNIEGSRYFVKKPPLKDYADMDRRMRSGEISLAIEIPPNFARDAERGRHVQIAAWIDGAMAQRAETIRGYVEGLQTEWLEAQMRERLGKHAMPGQYQLEIRYRYNPGVESLVAMAPAMIPLLLMLIPAMLAALSVVREKELGSIVNFYVTPATSLEFLLGKQAPYVALAMISAMLLWFVTLTVFQVPFKGSLLTFMLGSLLYVMASTGIGIFISSFISSQVAAVFGTTILTLVPAVNFCGIINPVSAMQGSAALVGTVFPTTYFVTIARGTFSKGLGIEVLGGSLVPIAIAVVVVLTASALLLKKQAR encoded by the coding sequence ATGAGCGTTCTTTCGCCCACGCCCGTCGGCGCCGCGCAGGCGGCTTCCGTCGCCAGCCTCACCGACGTCTCGCTCACCTACGGCGACGTGCGCGCGCTCGACGCGATCAACGTGCAAATTCCCGCGGGCTGCATGGTGGGGCTGATCGGGCCGGACGGCGTGGGCAAGTCGAGTCTGCTCGCGCTCATCGCGGGCGCGCATGCCATCCAGACGGGGCACGTGGCAGTGCTGGGCGGCGATATGGCCGACGTCCACCACCGGCGCATCAGCTGCCCGCGCATCGCCTACATGCCGCAGGGCCTGGGCAAGAATCTCTACCCCACGCTCTCGGTGTTCGAAAACGCCGACTTCTTCGGGCGGCTGTTCGGCCATCGGCGTGCGGACCGCGAGCGGCGCATTCGCGACCTTCTGCAAAGCACCGGCCTCGCGCCGTTTGCCGACCGTCCCGCGGGCAAGCTCTCGGGCGGCATGAAGCAGAAGCTGAGTCTGTGCTGCGCGCTGATCCACGACCCCGATCTGCTCATTCTCGACGAGCCCACCACCGGCGTGGACCCGCTCTCGCGCCGCCAGTTCTGGGACCTCATCGACGAGATTCGCCGCGCGCGGCCCGGCATGAGCGTGATGGTGGCCACCGCCTACATGGAAGAAGCCGCGCGCTTCGACTGGCTCATGGCCATGGATGCCGGCCGCGTGCTGGCCACGGGCAGCCCGGCCGCGCTGCTGGAGCGCACGGGCACCGCGACGCTCGACGCCGCCTTCATCGCGCTCTTGCCCGAAGAGAAGCGCCGAGGCCATCACGCCATTCAGATCCCGCCGCGCGATCCGTCGAAAGAGGCCGACATTGCGATCGAAGCCGACGACCTCACCATGCGCTTCGGCAACTTCGTGGCCGTGGACCACGTGAGCTTTCGCATTGCGCGCGGCGAGATCTTCGGCTTTCTGGGCTCGAACGGTTGCGGCAAGACCACCACGATGAAGATGCTCACGGGCTTGCTCGCGCAGAGCGAAGGCCACGCCACGCTGTTCGGCCGCACCGTGGATGCCAATGACATCGACGTGCGCCGGCGCGTGGGCTACATGTCGCAGTCGTTCTCGCTCTATACCGAACTCACGGTCAGACAGAACCTGGACCTTCACGCGCGCCTTTTCCGGCTGCCGCGCGAGGCCATTGCGGCGCGCATCGAAGAAGTGGTGCAGCGTTTCGATCTGGCGAGCGTGCTCGACGAACTGCCCGACGCGCTGCCGCTCGGCATTCGGCAGCGCCTTTCGCTCGGCGTCGCGATGATCCATTCGCCGGAGATGCTGATTCTCGACGAGCCCACGTCGGGCGTGGACCCCGTTGCGCGCGACGCGCTGTGGCAGATCCTCATCGACCTCGCGCGCAAGGACAACGTGACCATCTTCATCTCCACGCACTTCATGAACGAAGCGGAACGCTGCGACCGCATCTCGCTCATGCATGCGGGCAAGGTGCTGGTGAGCGACACGCCCGCGAACATCGTGGCGAGCCGTCATGCACCGACGCTGGAAGAAGCGTTCATCCGCTATTTGCAGGACGCCATGGGCAACGAGCCGCAACCCGCGCCGCTGCCGCCGCCCGAACCCGAAGCGCAGTTGCCGCGCGGACTCGAACGCATTGCGGCGTCCCGGCCAGACAGCCTGTTCGACGTGCGCCGCATGGCGAGCTTCGCGCGGCGCGAAACGCTGGAACTGCTGCGCGATCCCATTCGCCTCACGACCGCGCTGCTGGGCAGCGTCATCCTCATGTTCGTGATGGCCTACGGCGTGAATCTGGACGTCGACAATCTTTCGTTTGCGGTGCTGGACCGCGACCAGACGGTGGCGAGCCAGAACTACGTGCTCAACATCGAAGGCTCGCGCTACTTCGTGAAGAAGCCGCCGCTCAAGGACTACGCGGACATGGACCGCCGCATGCGCAGCGGCGAGATCAGCCTGGCCATCGAGATTCCGCCCAACTTCGCGCGCGACGCCGAACGCGGCCGCCACGTGCAGATCGCCGCGTGGATAGACGGCGCCATGGCGCAGCGCGCCGAAACCATTCGCGGCTATGTGGAAGGCCTGCAAACCGAATGGCTCGAAGCGCAGATGCGCGAGCGGCTCGGCAAGCACGCCATGCCGGGGCAATACCAGCTGGAAATCCGCTATCGCTACAACCCGGGCGTGGAAAGCCTGGTGGCCATGGCGCCCGCGATGATTCCGCTTCTGCTCATGCTGATTCCCGCGATGCTCGCGGCGTTGAGCGTGGTGCGCGAAAAGGAGCTGGGCTCCATCGTCAACTTCTACGTGACGCCCGCTACGTCGCTCGAATTTCTGCTCGGCAAGCAGGCGCCCTACGTCGCGCTCGCGATGATCAGCGCCATGCTCTTGTGGTTCGTCACGCTCACCGTGTTCCAGGTGCCGTTCAAGGGCAGCCTGCTTACGTTCATGCTGGGGTCGCTGCTCTACGTGATGGCGTCGACGGGCATCGGCATCTTCATCTCGTCGTTCATCAGCAGCCAGGTGGCGGCCGTGTTCGGCACGACGATCCTGACGCTCGTGCCCGCTGTGAACTTCTGCGGCATCATCAACCCGGTTTCGGCCATGCAGGGCTCCGCCGCGCTGGTGGGCACCGTGTTCCCCACCACGTACTTCGTGACGATTGCGCGCGGCACGTTTTCCAAGGGGCTCGGCATCGAAGTGCTGGGCGGCTCGCTCGTGCCCATCGCGATTGCGGTCGTGGTGGTGCTCACCGCCAGCGCGCTGCTGCTGAAAAAACAGGCCCGCTGA
- a CDS encoding HlyD family secretion protein gives MKLQPRKLLPAAALLLIAATAGYYAWTRLHDTGPGDGFASGNGRIEATQIDVATKLAGRVDSIFVHEGDFVKAGQPLAKMDVNTLDAQLDEAQARQRGAVNSAASVEQLIAQRESDVVAAQAVVTQREAELDAAQRKLARSETLSREGASSMQELDDDRARMRSADATVRAAKAQVAAAKAAVDATRAQLVAARSDVAAARATVARVNADIDDSQLTAPRDGRVQYRVAEPGEVLAAGGTVLNMVDLSDVYMTFFLPETVAGKVAMGAEVRLIVDAAPNWVIPATVTFVASTAQFTPKTVETTSEREKLMFRVKAQISRTLLLKHLELVKTGVPGVAWVKIDPKAAWPAKLAVNVPQ, from the coding sequence ATGAAGCTTCAACCGAGGAAACTGCTGCCCGCCGCCGCGCTCCTGCTTATCGCGGCCACGGCCGGCTATTACGCGTGGACGCGTCTGCACGATACCGGTCCCGGCGACGGCTTCGCGAGCGGCAACGGCCGCATCGAAGCCACGCAGATCGACGTGGCCACCAAGCTGGCCGGCCGCGTGGACAGCATCTTCGTGCACGAGGGCGACTTCGTGAAAGCGGGCCAGCCGCTCGCGAAGATGGACGTGAACACGCTCGACGCTCAACTCGACGAAGCACAGGCCAGGCAGCGCGGCGCGGTGAACAGCGCGGCGAGCGTGGAGCAACTGATCGCGCAGCGCGAAAGCGACGTGGTAGCCGCGCAGGCCGTGGTCACGCAGCGCGAAGCCGAACTCGATGCCGCGCAACGCAAGCTGGCGCGCTCCGAAACGCTTTCGCGCGAAGGCGCGTCGTCCATGCAGGAACTCGACGACGACCGCGCCCGCATGCGCAGCGCCGACGCCACGGTGCGCGCGGCGAAAGCGCAGGTGGCCGCGGCGAAGGCCGCCGTGGACGCCACGCGCGCACAACTGGTGGCGGCACGCTCGGACGTGGCCGCGGCACGAGCCACCGTGGCCCGCGTGAACGCCGACATCGACGACAGCCAGCTCACGGCACCGCGCGACGGACGCGTGCAGTACCGCGTCGCGGAGCCCGGCGAAGTGCTGGCGGCTGGCGGCACCGTGCTCAACATGGTCGATCTGTCCGACGTCTACATGACCTTCTTCCTGCCCGAAACCGTGGCCGGCAAGGTGGCGATGGGCGCGGAAGTGCGCCTCATCGTAGATGCCGCGCCCAACTGGGTCATACCCGCCACCGTCACGTTCGTCGCGAGCACGGCGCAGTTCACGCCGAAGACCGTGGAAACCACGAGCGAGCGCGAAAAGCTGATGTTCCGCGTGAAGGCACAGATCAGCCGCACGCTGCTGCTCAAGCATCTCGAACTCGTGAAGACCGGCGTGCCCGGCGTGGCGTGGGTCAAGATCGACCCGAAGGCCGCGTGGCCCGCGAAGCTCGCGGTCAACGTGCCGCAGTAA